One segment of Schistocerca cancellata isolate TAMUIC-IGC-003103 chromosome 2, iqSchCanc2.1, whole genome shotgun sequence DNA contains the following:
- the LOC126161506 gene encoding zinc finger protein 479-like, whose translation MAWMTVNCCRVCARKHDDLISIFSEEGRCRQLILKLQFCLRITVSTSDDLPTSLCWKCVARLEVCYEFMQDHFIAENQFRNQRIQYSVNPTTCATPEDGMYYADTADVKLLEPMVMDERPEKSKPWFPANLDISSRADNKHVGHLRLCKCVKCTLSRYGSLPLEDTLEESDSAPSSSPLSQAAQTPPPQPSSTVEDEQKVPVSSPLQGTTHKKGLICDFCSKSFNHAGDLKKHRRTHTGERPYACPVCNKRFSHTSNLLRHRKIHSGEKPYTCPHCPKTFGRSDKMLGHVKTAHASARPSTSESST comes from the exons ATGGCTTGGATGACGGTGAACTGTTGCCGTGTGTGCGCTCGCAAGCACGACGATTTAATATCAATCTTCAGTGAGGAAGGGAGATGCCGGCAGCTGATCCTTAAACTACAGTTCTGCCTTCGTATAACA GTTTCTACCAGTGACGATCTACCAACTTCATTGTGCTGGAAGTGTGTAGCAAGATTGGAAGTGTGTTACGAGTTTATGCAAGACCATTTTATCGCAGAAAACCAGTTCCGAAACCAACGGATCCAATACAGCGTCAACCCAACAACATGTGCCACGCCTGAA gaCGGCATGTATTACGCTGATACAGCAGACGTGAAGCTATTGGAACCAATGGTTATGGACGAGCGGCCAGAGAAGAGCAAGCCATGGTTTCCCGCAAATCTGGACATAAGTTCGAGAGCGGATAACAAACATGTGGGGCACCTGAGACTCTGCAAGTGCGTGAAATGCACGCTGAGTCGCTACGGCAGCCTGCCCCTGGAGGACACGCTGGAGGAGAGCGACAGTGCGCCATCGAGTAGCCCTTTGAGCCAGGCCGCGCAGACGCCGCCCCCGCAACCCAGCTCCACTGTCGAAGACGAGCAAAAGGTGCCAGTCTCGAGTCCGCTGCAGGGCACGACGCACAAGAAGGGCCTCATCTGTGACTTCTGCAGCAAGTCCTTCAACCACGCCGGTGACCTCAAGAAACACCGGCGTACGCATACTGGCGAGCGGCCTTATGCCTGCCCTGTGTGCAACAAACGTTTCTCACATACTAGCAATTTGCTACGCCACCGCAAGATCCACTCCGGAGAAAAGCCCTACACGTGCCCTCACTGTCCCAAGACATTCGGGCGCAGTGACAAAATGCTGGGACACGTGAAGACCGCACATGCCAGTGCGCGCCCAAGCACCTCCGAGAGTTCTACGTGA